From Anopheles coluzzii chromosome 3, AcolN3, whole genome shotgun sequence, the proteins below share one genomic window:
- the LOC120958481 gene encoding uncharacterized protein LOC120958481: protein MGMLTDRNMYEEEYDEAAEMLVVYDPEPEVDSNSPILQQKTPLDEHSYFFSAERTLELIAIVESEPLLWDKTQLDYKNVKMTENAWRMVASKMELDVEVCKEKWTCLRAQFRKLKRRMIQSSQNGTGTDEIYQPSWYAYEAMAFLNEAVECEGDTNTVDGNNTQYCTANTKPKPPLDEYAHSLSRENTLELVSIIEGLPVLWNRANRDSKYTKKADDAWKEVARKMSVDVDVCKEKWAAMRAQFRRIRGKVLQSTSKEGSGSDQLYRPSWYAYEAMTFLNRAMDYGKASNTTYGNIPEGTEATFVENNYFLSNENTLEFIAVVESHPLLWNKAHPDYGNVKRLEDTWQLVADEMDLDVEDCKDKWNSLRAQFRRLRRKILQSRVDATGSDQIYQPSWYAYDAMTFLTDVIQHGKAKKRRLSSPRPKPEPQSNSNAPRTSTVRKSDDGFFLDSLEILNADDGEDHEQLSSIDGSPYPSDDEEEEYLEEQEQLLVEEKPCDDGEDLSPTEEGTEASSRQPNDSERQRIAPFIEILSQRLLRKEKAQLEEIENELLKVLNKYPNARID from the exons ATGGGAATGTTAACAGATCGCAACATGTACGAAGAAGAGTACGATGAGGCTGCAGAGATGCTGGTGGTTTACGATCCCGAACCGGAG GTCGATTCCAACAGTCCAATATTACAGCAAAAGACGCCGTTGGACGAGCATAGC TACTTTTTCTCCGCAGAAAGGACCCTAGAACTGATTGCCATCGTTGAGAGTGAACCGTTGCTGTGGGATAAGACGCAGCTCGATTACaagaatgtaaaaatgactgaAAATGCCTGGCGCATGGTAGCGTCCAAGATGGAGCTTGACGTGGAGGTGTGCAAGGAGAAGTGGACCTGTCTGCGGGCCCAGTTTCGCAAGCTGAAGCGAAGAATGATACAGTCAAGCCAGAACGGAACAG GCACGGACGAGATATATCAACCATCCTGGTATGCGTACGAAGCGATGGCATTCCTGAACGAAGCAGTGGAATGTGAAGGTGATACAAATACG GTTGATGGAAACAACACCCAATACTGCACAGCAAACACGAAACCGAAGCCACCGTTAGACGAGTATGCA CATTCCCTTTCGCGGGAAAACACCCTTGAGCTTGTTTCTATCATTGAGGGCTTGCCTGTACTGTGGAATAGAGCAAACCGTGACAGCAAGTACACGAAAAAGGCTGACGATGCATGGAAAGAGGTCGCTAGAAAGATGAGCGTGGATGTAGACGTCTGCAAAGAAAAGTGGGCTGCGATGCGTGCCCAATTCCGTAGAATCAGAGGAAAGGTTTTACAATCAACTAGCAAGGAGGGATCAG GATCCGATCAGCTATACCGACCTTCCTGGTATGCATACGAAGCCATGACATTCCTGAACAGAGCGATGGATTATGGGAAAGCATCGAATACG ACATATGGAAACATTCCTGAAGGAACAGAGGCGACGTTTGTTGAGAATAAT TACTTTCTTTCGAATGAAAACACGCTGGAGTTCATCGCGGTTGTGGAGAGCCATCCGTTGCTGTGGAACAAAGCACACCCCGACTATGGGAATGTTAAAAGGCTGGAAGATACCTGGCAGCTGGTAGCGGATGAGATGGATCTCGACGTAGAAGACTGTAAAGACAAGTGGAATTCGCTGCGGGCTCAGTTTCGTCGCCTAAGGAGGAAAATTCTACAATCAAGGGTAGATGCAACAG GATCGGATCAAATATATCAACCATCCTGGTATGCGTACGACGCCATGACATTTTTGACCGATGTGATTCAGCATGGGAAAGCAAAGAAACGG CGTTTATCATCTCCACGGCCAAAACCAGAACCTCAATCGAATTCAAATGCTCCGCGGACATCAACCGTACGCAAGAGCGATGATGGATTTTTCCTTGATTCGCTCGAGATTCTCAACGCAGACGATGGAGAAGACCACGAACAGTTATCTAGCATCGATGGGTCACCGTATCCTTCCGATGACGAGGAAGAGGAATATCTTGAAGAGCAGGAGCAGCTATTAGTAGAGGAGAAACCctgtgatgatggtgaggaTCTTTCGCCGACGGAAGAGGGTACAGAAGCCTCCAGTCGTCAACCGAACGATAGTGAGCGACAGCGTATAGCTCCCTTCATTGAAATCCTTTCCCAACGATTGCTGCGGAAGGAAAAAGCGCAACTAGAGGAAATAGAAAATGAATTGTTAAAAGTACTGAACAAATACCCAAATGCTCGAATAGACTA